A portion of the Oscillospiraceae bacterium genome contains these proteins:
- a CDS encoding extracellular solute-binding protein gives MKKHTRAFVSLLCAAALALGCASCGGAAHSTGKSGGTAGVTHITVWTYYNGDQLESFNKLVDQFNETTGREKGIRVESASQGSVSDLETNVMDAAQGKVGAAAMPNIFSAYADTAYVLDQMGMLVDLSQYLTEDERAQYVQGYLDEGDFDGDGSMKIFPVAKSTELMFLNETDWEKFAQATGAAYDDLSTVEGLVATAGAYYDWTDAQTPKPDDGKALFGRDAMANYMLVGARQLGDTLFEVQDGKMTLNFDKDVARKLWDNYYVPFVKGWFAATGRFRSDDIKVGNVLAYVGSNSSATFFPAQVMVNDTESYDIDMTVLPSPKFAGGEDVAVQQGAGMVVTAGTEEEINASVEFLKWFTQPEHNISFSVDSGYLPVTTAANDMEAIKTSGLELSPKMERILSNAVQSVKNNTLYTPSAFAGGSKARKVLEYSLSDLASADRATVQERVAAGQPAADAEAEFLTDEYFDAWYGGICTALEEYAG, from the coding sequence ATGAAAAAGCACACTCGAGCATTCGTCAGTCTGCTGTGCGCTGCGGCGCTGGCACTGGGCTGTGCATCCTGCGGCGGCGCAGCGCACAGCACCGGAAAATCCGGCGGCACCGCCGGGGTGACCCATATCACCGTGTGGACCTATTACAATGGTGACCAGCTGGAAAGCTTCAACAAGCTGGTGGACCAGTTCAACGAGACCACCGGCCGCGAAAAGGGCATCCGGGTGGAAAGTGCCAGCCAGGGCAGCGTGAGCGACCTGGAGACCAACGTGATGGATGCGGCCCAGGGCAAGGTGGGTGCTGCAGCCATGCCCAACATCTTCTCGGCCTATGCTGACACCGCCTATGTGCTGGACCAGATGGGCATGCTGGTGGACCTGAGCCAGTACCTTACCGAGGACGAGCGCGCCCAGTATGTGCAGGGCTACCTGGACGAAGGTGACTTTGACGGCGACGGCAGCATGAAGATCTTCCCGGTGGCAAAATCCACCGAGCTGATGTTCCTGAACGAGACCGACTGGGAGAAGTTTGCCCAGGCCACCGGTGCCGCCTACGACGACCTTTCCACCGTGGAAGGGCTGGTGGCCACTGCCGGTGCCTATTATGACTGGACCGACGCCCAGACGCCGAAGCCGGACGACGGCAAGGCTCTGTTCGGCCGCGACGCCATGGCCAACTACATGCTGGTGGGGGCCCGGCAGCTGGGCGACACCCTGTTCGAGGTGCAGGACGGAAAGATGACTCTGAACTTTGACAAGGACGTAGCCCGCAAGCTGTGGGACAACTACTATGTGCCCTTCGTCAAGGGGTGGTTTGCCGCTACCGGCCGCTTCCGCAGCGATGATATCAAGGTGGGCAATGTGCTGGCCTATGTGGGTTCCAACTCCAGCGCCACCTTCTTCCCCGCGCAGGTCATGGTGAACGACACCGAGAGCTACGACATCGACATGACGGTGCTGCCCAGCCCGAAGTTTGCGGGCGGCGAGGATGTGGCCGTGCAGCAGGGTGCCGGTATGGTGGTCACCGCCGGTACGGAGGAAGAGATCAATGCCTCGGTGGAGTTCCTCAAGTGGTTCACCCAGCCGGAACACAACATCTCCTTCTCGGTGGACTCCGGCTACCTGCCGGTGACCACGGCTGCCAACGACATGGAGGCCATCAAGACCAGCGGCCTGGAACTGAGCCCGAAGATGGAGCGCATCCTCTCGAATGCAGTCCAGAGCGTAAAGAACAACACCCTTTATACGCCAAGTGCCTTTGCGGGCGGCAGCAAGGCCCGCAAGGTGTTGGAATACAGCCTGAGCGATCTTGCCTCTGCCGACCGTGCAACGGTGCAGGAGCGGGTGGCCGCAGGCCAGCCCGCCGCCGACGCGGAAGCGGAGTTCCTCACCGACGAATACTTTGATGCCTGGTATGGGGGCATCTGCACTGCACTGGAGGAGTACGCCGGCTGA
- a CDS encoding FAD-binding protein gives MSNKISRRNFLHTAGLGTLGAAAAGLLTACGDKAASGSVASSAAAGTYTAGTYSATATGINTTTPVTVTMTFSADAITDVQIDVANETKGYGADIADEMVKKILDAQSSEVDGHSGATITSDAIKKAAESCINQAKGVAVAPTEASKAETVVPDGLTTEEVESSVVELGDITPDETKDFDVVVVGAGAAGVPAAGWAAELGGHVALLQKQSIVVSQGNCGSAIIKSKSTEAGKKMWVHMTNGLCDWRADTSLLNAYVENSEEALMWYLNRAGLTDQTEYGDGSLVDSNKDPSSLLHNDEKEIFAYMCTSQDLTGVWKDRMDTYDFGDEHCYFFAPWIGPKPKNVGDVLATVLENVQAKNSNLETFFNTPAVKLVHADGKVTGVIAKDESGKYIQFNASKGVILATGDYMNNEAMVKRWCPDVDGYDKKQYQKTGDGHIMAIDAGAKMENLGHTKMMHDFDSGLMYEEPFLYVNMEGKRFCNEDTGFVYMGNITKYLPRYNGANVDANHPDGSLGWYCQIYDSDYMSYANSPVPEQVMTKYIPGAVENPQGVFTNLIDTYKADTIEELAALLDVPADELQKTIDRYNELCDQGTDADFGKKSAYMHKIEKAPFWGVRKHIRVSSIDSGVNTNANGQALDADGKVIEGLYCVGNVGGVFYGGADYPFHQTGLSLGRCYTFGMLAAKHAMGK, from the coding sequence ATGAGCAACAAGATCTCCCGCCGCAACTTCCTGCACACTGCAGGTCTGGGCACCCTGGGCGCTGCTGCTGCCGGTCTGCTGACCGCCTGCGGCGACAAGGCTGCTTCCGGCAGCGTGGCTTCCAGCGCAGCCGCCGGTACCTACACCGCCGGTACCTACAGCGCCACCGCCACCGGCATCAACACCACCACCCCGGTCACCGTGACCATGACCTTCAGCGCCGATGCCATCACCGACGTGCAGATCGACGTGGCAAACGAGACCAAGGGCTACGGTGCCGACATCGCCGACGAGATGGTGAAGAAGATCCTGGACGCACAGTCCAGCGAGGTGGACGGCCATTCCGGTGCCACCATCACCTCCGATGCCATCAAGAAGGCTGCCGAGAGCTGCATCAACCAGGCCAAGGGCGTGGCCGTGGCCCCCACCGAGGCCAGCAAGGCCGAGACCGTGGTGCCCGACGGCCTGACCACCGAGGAAGTGGAGTCCTCTGTGGTGGAGCTGGGCGACATCACCCCGGACGAGACCAAGGACTTTGACGTGGTCGTTGTGGGTGCCGGTGCAGCCGGTGTGCCCGCAGCAGGCTGGGCAGCCGAACTGGGCGGCCATGTGGCCCTGCTGCAGAAGCAGAGCATCGTGGTGAGCCAGGGCAACTGCGGCTCCGCCATCATCAAGTCCAAGTCCACCGAGGCCGGCAAGAAGATGTGGGTGCACATGACCAACGGCCTGTGCGACTGGCGCGCCGACACCAGCCTGCTGAACGCCTACGTCGAGAACTCCGAAGAGGCCCTGATGTGGTACCTGAACCGCGCCGGCCTGACCGACCAGACCGAGTACGGCGACGGCAGCCTCGTGGACAGCAACAAGGATCCCTCCAGCCTGCTGCACAACGACGAGAAGGAGATCTTTGCCTACATGTGCACCAGCCAGGACCTGACCGGTGTGTGGAAGGACCGCATGGACACCTACGACTTCGGCGATGAGCACTGCTACTTCTTTGCACCGTGGATCGGCCCCAAGCCCAAGAACGTGGGCGACGTGCTGGCCACCGTGCTGGAGAATGTGCAGGCCAAGAACTCCAATCTGGAGACCTTCTTCAACACCCCCGCCGTCAAGCTGGTGCACGCCGACGGCAAGGTGACCGGCGTCATCGCCAAGGATGAGAGCGGCAAGTACATCCAGTTCAACGCCTCCAAGGGCGTCATCCTGGCCACCGGCGACTACATGAACAACGAGGCCATGGTCAAGCGCTGGTGCCCGGACGTGGACGGCTACGACAAGAAGCAGTACCAGAAGACCGGCGACGGCCACATCATGGCCATCGACGCAGGCGCCAAGATGGAGAACCTGGGCCACACCAAGATGATGCACGACTTCGACTCCGGCCTGATGTACGAGGAGCCGTTCCTGTACGTCAACATGGAGGGCAAGCGCTTCTGCAACGAGGACACCGGCTTTGTCTACATGGGCAACATCACCAAGTATCTGCCCCGCTACAACGGTGCCAACGTGGATGCCAACCACCCGGACGGCTCTCTGGGCTGGTACTGCCAGATCTACGACAGCGACTACATGAGCTACGCCAACAGCCCCGTGCCGGAGCAGGTGATGACCAAGTACATTCCCGGTGCCGTGGAGAACCCGCAGGGCGTGTTCACCAACCTGATCGACACCTATAAGGCCGACACCATCGAGGAGTTGGCTGCTCTGCTGGACGTGCCCGCCGATGAGCTGCAAAAGACCATCGACCGTTACAACGAGCTGTGCGATCAGGGCACCGATGCGGACTTCGGCAAGAAGAGCGCCTACATGCACAAGATCGAGAAGGCTCCCTTCTGGGGCGTTCGCAAGCACATCCGCGTGTCCTCCATCGACAGCGGCGTGAACACCAACGCCAACGGCCAGGCTCTGGACGCTGACGGCAAGGTCATCGAGGGCCTGTACTGCGTGGGCAACGTGGGCGGCGTGTTCTACGGCGGCGCGGACTATCCGTTCCACCAGACCGGCCTGTCCCTGGGCCGCTGCTACACCTTCGGCATGCTGGCCGCAAAGCACGCCATGGGCAAGTAA
- the argF gene encoding ornithine carbamoyltransferase: MSLKNRSFLKLLDYTPAEIEQLLDLAADLKAKKKAGIAHDQLHGKNIALIFEKTSTRTRCSFEVAAHDLGMQVTYLDPSGSQIGKKESIADTARVLGRMFDGIEYRGYGQQIVEDLARYAGVPVWNGLTNEFHPTQILADFLTIREHFGKLKGIHFVYFGDARYNMGNSLMVGCAKMGLHFTACAPKKYQPDPELVAECEKIAAETGATISFEEDPAKAAKGADVLYTDVWVSMGEPVEVWAERIHDLAPYQINQQLMDIAGPHAVFMHCLPAYHDHKTTVGKEMGQRFGRDAMEVTDEVFEGPQSIVFDEAENRMHTIKAVMAATLGYEG, translated from the coding sequence ATGAGCCTGAAAAATCGCAGCTTCCTGAAACTATTGGACTATACCCCCGCCGAGATCGAACAGCTGCTCGACCTGGCCGCAGACCTCAAGGCCAAAAAGAAGGCCGGCATCGCCCACGACCAGCTCCACGGCAAGAACATTGCCCTGATCTTTGAAAAGACCTCCACCCGCACCCGCTGCAGCTTTGAAGTGGCCGCCCACGACCTGGGCATGCAGGTGACTTATCTGGACCCGTCGGGCAGCCAGATCGGCAAAAAGGAGTCCATCGCCGACACCGCCCGGGTGCTGGGCCGCATGTTTGACGGCATCGAGTACCGCGGCTACGGCCAGCAGATCGTGGAGGATCTGGCCCGCTACGCCGGGGTGCCGGTGTGGAACGGCCTGACCAACGAGTTCCACCCCACCCAGATCCTGGCCGACTTCCTCACCATCCGGGAGCACTTCGGCAAGCTGAAGGGCATCCACTTCGTCTACTTCGGCGACGCCCGTTACAACATGGGCAACAGCCTGATGGTGGGCTGCGCCAAGATGGGCCTGCACTTCACCGCCTGCGCACCCAAGAAGTACCAGCCGGACCCGGAGCTGGTGGCCGAGTGTGAGAAGATCGCTGCCGAGACCGGTGCCACCATCTCCTTTGAGGAGGACCCCGCCAAGGCCGCCAAGGGGGCCGACGTGCTGTACACCGACGTATGGGTGTCCATGGGCGAGCCTGTGGAGGTGTGGGCCGAGCGCATCCACGACCTGGCACCGTACCAGATCAACCAGCAGCTGATGGACATTGCCGGCCCCCACGCCGTGTTCATGCACTGCCTGCCCGCCTACCACGACCACAAGACCACCGTGGGCAAGGAGATGGGCCAGCGCTTTGGCCGCGACGCCATGGAGGTGACCGACGAAGTGTTTGAAGGCCCCCAGAGCATCGTGTTCGACGAGGCCGAGAACCGCATGCACACCATCAAGGCCGTGATGGCCGCCACCCTGGGCTACGAGGGCTGA
- a CDS encoding MerR family transcriptional regulator, translating into MRYTISEMAALLGVTTHTLRYYEKMGLIQPEVNRETGYRYYTVTDTRRFNLCRELRAAGFTLEECKDFLDEPSTAVTDAMLDRQIRQLERRQVLNRMSIRFLQNTREYYHTLEQDAGRVWVQNFPEMWRLVLSQEEEARNDPALRAEKAEWLECMPAVRWVSRLPSRVMEQFRVGRNEYDYGLLVEADAARQLGLRRTDHVELVCGGDYLTTVWKKDYRGSFGWDSLETLHAEILRRGFRAVGDTFSSILASREQPDGSIINYHLTRTKIYT; encoded by the coding sequence ATGCGTTATACCATCAGTGAAATGGCGGCGCTGCTGGGTGTTACCACCCACACGCTGCGCTACTACGAGAAAATGGGCCTTATCCAGCCCGAAGTGAACCGGGAGACCGGCTACCGCTATTATACGGTCACCGACACCCGGCGGTTCAACCTGTGCCGGGAGCTGCGGGCGGCGGGCTTTACGCTGGAGGAATGCAAGGACTTTCTCGACGAGCCTTCCACCGCCGTGACGGATGCCATGCTCGACCGGCAGATCCGGCAGCTGGAGCGCCGGCAGGTGCTCAACCGGATGAGCATCCGCTTTTTGCAAAATACGCGGGAGTATTACCACACGCTGGAGCAGGACGCCGGGCGGGTGTGGGTGCAGAACTTCCCGGAAATGTGGCGGCTGGTGCTCTCGCAGGAGGAAGAAGCCCGCAATGACCCCGCCCTGCGGGCCGAAAAGGCCGAGTGGCTGGAGTGCATGCCGGCGGTGCGCTGGGTCAGCCGCTTGCCCAGCCGGGTGATGGAGCAGTTTCGGGTGGGGCGCAACGAGTACGATTACGGCCTGCTGGTGGAGGCCGATGCCGCCCGGCAGCTGGGCCTGCGCCGCACCGACCATGTAGAGCTGGTGTGCGGCGGCGACTACCTGACCACCGTGTGGAAAAAGGACTACCGGGGCTCCTTCGGGTGGGACTCGCTGGAAACGCTGCACGCCGAGATCCTGCGGCGGGGCTTCCGCGCGGTGGGCGACACCTTCAGCAGCATCCTGGCCAGCCGGGAGCAGCCGGACGGCAGCATCATCAACTACCACCTGACCCGGACGAAGATCTACACCTGA